A portion of the Salminus brasiliensis chromosome 9, fSalBra1.hap2, whole genome shotgun sequence genome contains these proteins:
- the tnfsf12 gene encoding tumor necrosis factor ligand superfamily member 12, giving the protein MQRLVLRRRGRALRLACSLVAVAALALAACSALLTAWTWRQSRELSRSVQSLQVRLEQVNMQRKAIVQLFLEKRVLLESQRVRREAGGGKGKAGNGKKVASHFEITKDSLQKVGSEGIIKGWTEQQLNMTQAVQYNADTGTFRVVRKGVYFLYCQVHFNENQSQYVKLEVSVPKGPSLQCMEGYGTTPAAGSHQFHFLKPCQVSGLLLLDKGAELKAVTGSSFTLQVSGKHYFGLFKVN; this is encoded by the exons ATGCAGCGCCTCGTGCTCCGGAGACGCGGGCGCGCGCTGCGCCTCGCCTGCTCGCTCGTGGCTGTGGCGGCGCTCGCGCTGGCCGCCTGCAGCGCGCTACTCACCGCGTGGACGTGGCGGCAGAGCAGGGAGCTCAGCAGGTCCGTGCAGAGCCTGCAAGTGAGACTGGAGCAG GTGAATATGCAGCGCAAGGCTATTGTCCAGCTCTTCCTGGAGAAGAGAGTATTGCTTGAGAGCCAACGAGTGAGGAGAGAAG CGGGAGGAGGCAAAGGAAAAGctggaaatggaaagaaagTGGCCTCTCACTTTGAGA TAACCAAAGATTCCCTCCAAAAAG tGGGGAGTGAAGGAATTATTAAGGGTTGGACTGAGCAGCAACTGAATATGACCCAAGCCGTACAATATAACGCAGACACAGGCACATTCAGAGTGGTGCGGAAGGGTGTCTACTTTCTTTACTGTCAA GTGCACTTCAATGAGAATCAGAGTCAGTATGTGAAGCTGGAAGTGTCTGTCCCGAAAGGCCCCTCACTGCAGTGCATGGAGGGATACGGCACCACTCCAGCAGCCGGCTCGCACCAGTTCCACTTCCTGAAGCCCTGCCAGGTTTCTGGCCTGCTGCTTCTAGACAAGGGAGCTGAGCTGAAGGCCGTGACTGGAAGCTCCTTCACTCTGCAAGTCTCAGGCAAACATTACTTCGG
- the sat2a.1 gene encoding thialysine N-epsilon-acetyltransferase, with translation MDFTIRAATLEDCKDISRMIMELAEYEKVSDHVKITQKDLEQDGFSKNPFFHGIIAEVPEQHRTKDGHAKVGYALYFYTYSSWKGRAVYMEDLYVMPEFRGKGIGKALMSKVAQLGLAAGCTQLNFAVLNWNKPSLDFYLSQGCFDVTSDMGYHCMRCEGDALEFLAQGNP, from the exons ATGGACTTCACTATTCGGGCCGCTACACTTGAGGACTGCAAGGACATCTCGCGGATGATCATG GAACTGGCCGAGTATGAGAAGGTGTCAGACCATGTGAAGATTACACAGAAAG ACCTGGAGCAAGATGGCTTTTCTAAAAACCCATTCTTCCATGGAATAATCGCTGAGGTTCCTGAACAGCACAGGACTAAAGATG GTCACGCTAAAGTGGGCTATGCCCTGTATTTCTACACATATAGCTCATGGAAAGGTCGAGCTGTGTATATGGAGGACTTGTATGTGATGCCAGAGTTCAGAG GAAAAGGCATTGGCAAGGCACTGATGAGCAAAGTTGCACAG CTGGGACTGGCCGCCGGCTGCACTCAGCTGAACTTTGCAGTTCTAAACTGGAACAAGCCGTCTCTCGACTTCTACCTGAGTCAAGGCTGCTTTGACGTCACTTCCGACATGGGCTACCACTGCATGCGCTGCGAGGGGGACGCCCTAGAATTCTTGGCCCAGGGAAACCCATAG